The Meiothermus sp. CFH 77666 region CTTTGGCCTCGCCGATCTGAACGCCCTGAACCCAGAAACCTCCCCTGCCTACTCTTTGGGCCTGGAGCACCCGAGCGGTCTGGACTATGCTCGCTACCTCAGGGCCCTGGTTCAGCACTACCAGCTTCCTTTCAGCAAGGCCACCGTAAGGGGCGTGCAGCCTCTGGCCGAGGGTTTTCGGGTAGAGACCAGCCAGGGCCCCCTCGAGGCCCGATTTCTCATCTGGGCTACGGGCGAGTTCCAGTTTCCCCAGACCTCCGTTCCAGGTGCGAGCCTGGGGCTGCACTACGGCAGGGTCAAGAGCTGGGCAGCCCTGGAGGGCAACCGGTTTGTGGTGGTAGGAGGCTATGAGTCCGGTCTGGATGCCGCCTATCACCTGGCCATGCTGGGGAAACAGGTAACCGTACTGGACCCCCAGGCCCCCTGGGAAAAGCGGACCGGAGAGCCCAGTGTGGATACCTCCCCCTTCACCCGTGAGCGGCTTCACCTTGCCCTTGAGACAGGGCGGCTCGAGCTTCGCATAGCCCGGGTATCCCACCTGAGCCGGGTCAACGGGGCGTACCGGGTGCACTTTCGGGGGGGCGGGCTCGAATCCCCCACACCGCCCATCCTGGCTACCGGATTTGACGGGGGATGGGCCCCGGTGCAGCACCTTTTCGAATGGGAGGGTACGACTCCTCTGCTGCGGGAAGAGACCGACGAGTCCACCCGCACCCCAGGGCTTTTTCTGGTAGGCCCTAAGGTGCGCCACCGCGGTACCGCCTTCTGTTTCATCTACAAGTTCCGGGGCCGGTTTCCGGTGGTGGCCCAAGCCATCGGCGAGCGGCTCGGCCTGGATACCGGCCCGCTGGAGGTTTACCGCCAGAAGGGAATCTGGGCCGATGACCTGCTTAGTTGCTGCAGTTCAACCTGCACCTGCTAGTGGGACATATGTCCTTTTTGGGGTCGGTATGTTTCAATGTAGGAAGAATAATGGCTTTCCACTGGCCCTCCAAGCAGGTTCTAACCCAGGCTCTCTCGGTTTTCTTGAGCCTGACCCTGCTCGTGGTCTCCCTCGAGCTGGGTTTGCGCGGGGCCTTGATGTATGACACCTTTGGCCTGCTGGATCAGGACAGCCTGGCCCGCTTCAACGTATCGGGCAGTAATGTCTGCACTACCGAACCCTCTGAAAAAGAAAAGTTGCCGGAACCGCATGCAGAACACGGCCCCCTTTGCTTTTTGCAGCTTCTCCAGGTAGAGGCCCTCGAGCCCGCCGAGACCCATTTCGCAAACCTTCGCTTTCTACGGCAGATACAGATCACCTCTGCTTTCGTTCGGGATGCCTTCATCAAAAGCGTCGCGGCTCGAGGGCCTCCGGCTGGCTAATTGTCCTTGCATACGTCGGTATCAGGCATTAAGCGCTTTGGTATAAAACTGGAGGTTTTGCATGACCTCGGACAAATCCGTGGGTTCGGGTATTTCTGAACCCACCCCCAACAGGCTCTATCTGGCCGTCTGGCGCTGGCACTTCTACGCGGGGATTTACGTGCTTCCCTTCATGGTGATGCTGGCCCTCACCGGGCTGGTGATTCTCTTCGCGCCGCAGATTGAAGACGTCCAGTACCGCCAAATGATGTTTGTCAGCAGCCAGGGGCAGATGCAACCCCACACTGCACAACTCGAGGCGGTGCGCCGCGCCTACCCAGAGGCCACCTTGCAGCGTTTTCGACCCACAAACGCCCCCAACCGCTCTGCGCAGGTGGCACTCGAACAAAACGGACGGGAGCTCACGGTTTTCGTGAACCCTTACACCCTGGCCGTGCTGGGCGAGGTAGACAATGCCAGTCGCTGGGAGAACATCGCAACCAGCATCCACGGAACCCTGCTCCTGCAAAAGGAGGTCAGCCTGCCCTGGGTGGGGAAGGTTAACTTAGGCGATCTTCTGATCGAGATCGCCGCCAGCCTGATGGTGTTACTGGTGGTTACCGGGCTCTACTTGTGGTGGCCCCGCGACCGCCGCGGCGTGTATGGAACCCTTATCCCACGCTTTAGCGTCCGCGGGCGCACCTTCTGGAAAGACCTGCACAGCGTGCCGATGTTCTGGGTCTCCGGAGCTGTGCTCTTCTTCGCCCTGAGCGGTCTGGCCTGGACCGGCATCTGGGGCGACCGCTATGTGCAGGCCTGGAACACCTTCCCTGAGCAGATGTGGAACGATGTGCCCAAAAGCACCCAGAACCTGGAAAGCCTTAACCGTAGCGGTGAGAAGCTGGTGCCCTGGAACCTCGAGAACAGCAAGCTGCCGGTTTCAGGTTCTATGGCCGGTAAGGATGGCATTCCCGCCGGAACCCCGGTCAACCTCGACACCGTCATTCAGTACGTGCGGGATAACGGGGTGAACTACGGCTTCTGGGTGGCCTTGCCGCAGGGCAAGGAAGGGGTCTGGACGGTCTCGGCCTCCTCGATGAGCCGCGACGTGACCGACGCCCGCAAGGATCGCACCCTGCACATAGATCAGTACAGCGGCAAGGTGCTGGCCGATATCGGCTGGGCCCAGTACGGTCTAGGAGCCAAGGCCATGGCCGCCGGCATTGCCCTGCACATGGGTACCTACGGCTGGTGGAGCCAGGCCCTGAACGCCGTGTTCTGCCTGCTCATCCTACTTGCCAGTGCAGCCGCCGTGGCCATGTGGTGGATCCGCCGACCGGCAGGGGTCTTTCGCCTGGCCGCACCCCCCATGCCCAAAAACCTGCCCCTCTGGAAAGCTGCGGTGGCGATCATCCTGGTCATGGTGGTGCTCTTCCCGGCGGCTGGCGCGACCCTGCTTT contains the following coding sequences:
- a CDS encoding NAD(P)/FAD-dependent oxidoreductase — its product is MNRVDALIVGAGAAGVGVGLALKRLGVNIHIVDRLGVGASFRRWPQETRFITPSFTANAFGLADLNALNPETSPAYSLGLEHPSGLDYARYLRALVQHYQLPFSKATVRGVQPLAEGFRVETSQGPLEARFLIWATGEFQFPQTSVPGASLGLHYGRVKSWAALEGNRFVVVGGYESGLDAAYHLAMLGKQVTVLDPQAPWEKRTGEPSVDTSPFTRERLHLALETGRLELRIARVSHLSRVNGAYRVHFRGGGLESPTPPILATGFDGGWAPVQHLFEWEGTTPLLREETDESTRTPGLFLVGPKVRHRGTAFCFIYKFRGRFPVVAQAIGERLGLDTGPLEVYRQKGIWADDLLSCCSSTCTC
- a CDS encoding PepSY domain-containing protein, which produces MTSDKSVGSGISEPTPNRLYLAVWRWHFYAGIYVLPFMVMLALTGLVILFAPQIEDVQYRQMMFVSSQGQMQPHTAQLEAVRRAYPEATLQRFRPTNAPNRSAQVALEQNGRELTVFVNPYTLAVLGEVDNASRWENIATSIHGTLLLQKEVSLPWVGKVNLGDLLIEIAASLMVLLVVTGLYLWWPRDRRGVYGTLIPRFSVRGRTFWKDLHSVPMFWVSGAVLFFALSGLAWTGIWGDRYVQAWNTFPEQMWNDVPKSTQNLESLNRSGEKLVPWNLENSKLPVSGSMAGKDGIPAGTPVNLDTVIQYVRDNGVNYGFWVALPQGKEGVWTVSASSMSRDVTDARKDRTLHIDQYSGKVLADIGWAQYGLGAKAMAAGIALHMGTYGWWSQALNAVFCLLILLASAAAVAMWWIRRPAGVFRLAAPPMPKNLPLWKAAVAIILVMVVLFPAAGATLLLVLLLDFLIVQRIPAIRRALG